Proteins from a single region of Companilactobacillus farciminis KCTC 3681 = DSM 20184:
- a CDS encoding type 1 glutamine amidotransferase, translating to MRINVLQHTPNEGPGMIQDWSQEHGHQMYIYHPYQFGHLPSAEQTDMLVILGGPMSPNDDLPWIKQERQLIKKLLAQNKPLFGACFGAQQIAKTLGKEIKKAPAKEVGWAPVYRQNEAIFGIPEKMTVLHWHEEMFEIPEDAKLLFSSDKVKNQGFVMNHRIIGLQFHVEPEADNVREMVVNDFPYLKGSVLNQSSEDILNTPVPAENKLILNRMLDYITD from the coding sequence ATGAGAATAAATGTGTTGCAACATACTCCAAATGAAGGTCCCGGAATGATCCAAGATTGGTCACAAGAACATGGGCATCAAATGTATATCTATCATCCTTATCAGTTTGGACATTTACCATCAGCCGAACAGACAGATATGCTAGTCATTCTTGGTGGACCAATGAGTCCTAATGATGATTTACCTTGGATCAAACAGGAACGCCAATTGATCAAAAAATTGTTGGCTCAAAATAAGCCACTATTCGGTGCTTGTTTTGGGGCTCAACAAATTGCAAAAACGCTAGGCAAGGAAATCAAGAAAGCTCCAGCTAAAGAAGTGGGCTGGGCACCAGTTTATCGTCAAAATGAAGCAATCTTTGGTATCCCTGAGAAAATGACGGTTTTGCATTGGCATGAGGAAATGTTTGAAATTCCAGAAGATGCTAAACTGCTATTCTCAAGTGATAAGGTCAAGAATCAAGGCTTTGTCATGAATCATCGAATCATCGGCTTGCAGTTTCACGTTGAACCTGAGGCTGATAATGTGCGAGAAATGGTAGTTAATGATTTTCCATATCTTAAAGGGTCAGTTTTGAATCAATCGAGTGAAGATATTTTGAATACACCAGTGCCCGCAGAAAACAAATTGATTTTAAATCGTATGTTAGATTACATCACAGACTGA
- a CDS encoding helix-turn-helix transcriptional regulator: MEDDKKKLDPEYQDIENSGSRYRILNIFTRFLNHETMTMDWATDHYEANKTAIQKDFKLIRRILAQQMPNRQLVLDKSNSEYHITREGVIDGADAIALLKMLIGTRAFSKAELKDFTSDILDLVDDGDYRNIKVLLSATIAEYKPVKVSDDLRERIRRLSECILKKRSVTFKYHSSRQGSDATKDIIGVPINMYFDTSYYYVMIYVLKDADPTDNPRIFRLDRFEFPIDSSKRAINIPYSKKVDEGTMLNKTHLLKMGNDVNYSFEYFSYPQTALDKLPGSRIVKKKENSVIIEGSIFTEGALLWIFSQGNQLKVLGPDSLVRAVKQRLVDTLKLYEK, from the coding sequence ATGGAAGATGATAAAAAGAAATTAGATCCTGAATATCAAGATATTGAGAACAGTGGTAGCCGTTATCGAATCTTGAATATCTTCACACGTTTTTTAAATCACGAAACGATGACAATGGATTGGGCGACTGATCACTACGAAGCCAATAAAACGGCCATCCAAAAGGATTTTAAGCTCATCAGAAGAATCTTGGCGCAACAAATGCCAAATCGACAATTGGTTTTGGATAAAAGCAATTCTGAATACCACATCACTCGAGAAGGTGTGATTGACGGTGCTGATGCAATAGCTCTTTTGAAGATGCTGATTGGAACTAGAGCTTTTTCAAAAGCCGAATTGAAGGATTTTACTAGCGATATTTTAGATTTGGTCGATGACGGTGATTACCGCAATATTAAAGTTCTATTGTCTGCTACGATAGCCGAATATAAGCCAGTTAAAGTTAGCGATGATCTGCGTGAACGAATCAGACGTTTGTCAGAATGTATTTTAAAGAAGAGGTCAGTTACTTTTAAATATCACAGTAGTCGTCAAGGCAGTGATGCCACCAAAGATATTATTGGTGTTCCTATCAATATGTATTTTGATACGTCTTATTATTACGTGATGATTTATGTTTTAAAGGACGCTGATCCAACCGACAATCCACGAATCTTTCGTTTAGATAGATTTGAATTTCCAATTGATTCAAGTAAGAGAGCAATTAATATCCCTTATTCAAAGAAAGTTGATGAAGGAACGATGTTGAACAAGACTCATTTGTTGAAGATGGGTAATGATGTTAATTATAGTTTTGAATATTTCAGCTATCCTCAAACTGCTTTGGATAAATTGCCGGGATCAAGAATTGTGAAGAAAAAGGAAAATAGCGTCATCATTGAGGGTAGTATTTTTACTGAAGGTGCGTTGTTGTGGATCTTTAGTCAGGGCAACCAGTTGAAAGTTTTGGGACCTGATTCGTTGGTAAGGGCTGTTAAACAGCGTTTAGTCGATACCTTAAAATTGTACGAAAAATAA